In Cryptomeria japonica chromosome 10, Sugi_1.0, whole genome shotgun sequence, a genomic segment contains:
- the LOC131071884 gene encoding transcription factor BHLH3 isoform X1, which translates to MSWIDSVDENFFWFNTIILQEHQSELNYSNDGSYYSPVFDGIEESLDDLLGSSLGYPRSQISSLSTNMNDVRYSASSLEAMKAPPYITDGEFTLSKRLAMDGVDCELGEFNGKKCAEGGNDRMPIEFGKLGVGGEANYGDLHGGIPVPHKRVGKTANGLPAKNLMAERRRRKKLNDRLYMLRSVVPNISKVGGLTSKCLIFLWFSLFSLVHIKSVDRVSILGDAVRYMKKLLQSINEVHSELMQPSQTSYIVGSSNFQFSHPSRDYNVSMPNADRQVAQVEVRTTKGREVNIHMSCSRKRGLLISTIRALDELGLDVKQAAISCLNGFKLDCFQAEQTMDKDIAPEDIKALLQHTSCYQTTL; encoded by the exons ATGTCTTGGATTGATTCTGTGGATGagaattttttttggtttaataCCATCATACTTCAAGAACACCAATCTGAGCTGAATTACAGTAATGACGGTTCCTACTATTCTCCAGTATTTGATGGCATTGAGGAGAGTCTAGATGATCTTTTGGGTTCTTCTCTAGGCTACCCACGAAGTCAAATAAGCTCTCTGAGTACTAATATGAATGATGTGAGGTATTCTGCATCAAGTCTTGAAGCTATGAAGGCTCCTCCCTACATCACTGATGGTGAATTCACTTTATCCAAAAGGCTTGCAATGGATGGGGTCGACTGTGAATTGGGTGAATTCAATGGAAAGAAGTGTGCAGAGGGTGGGAATGATAGGATGCCAATTGAATTTGGTAAACTTGGTGTTGGAGGTGAGGCTAATTATGGTGATTTGCATGGTGGTATCCCTGTTCCTCATAAGAGAGTGGGGAAGACTGCCAATGGTTTACCAGCTAAGAATCTCATGGCAGAGAGGAGGAGAAGGAAGAAGCTCAATGACCGCCTTTATATGCTTCGGTCAGTGGTGCCCAACATCTCCAAG GTTGGAGGCTTGACCAGTAAATGTTTGATCTTTCTATGGTTTTCTCTTTTTAGCTTGGTCCATATAAAAAGT GTGGACAGGGTCTCAATTTTAGGAGATGCTGTACGGTACATGAAGAAGCTTCTGCAGAGTATCAATGAAGTGCATAGTGAGCTCATGCAACCTTCACAGACTTCTTACATTGTTGGTTCCTCAAATTTTCAGTTCTCACATCCTTCGAGAGATTACAATGTCTCAATGCCTAACGCAGATAGGCAAGTAGCACAG GTGGAAGTAAGGACAACAAAAGGCAGAGAGGTGAATATTCACATGTCCTGTTCGAGAAAGCGGGGTTTGCTTATATCCACAATCAGGGCTCTAGATGAACTTGGTCTTGATGTCAAGCAAGCTGCCATAAGCTGCTTGAATGGCTTCAAACTTGATTGTTTTCAAGCCGAG CAAACTATGGACAAAGACATTGCACCTGAGGACATCAAAGCACTGCTGCAACATACTTCATGCTATCAAACTACATTGTAA
- the LOC131071884 gene encoding transcription factor SCREAM2 isoform X2, with amino-acid sequence MSWIDSVDENFFWFNTIILQEHQSELNYSNDGSYYSPVFDGIEESLDDLLGSSLGYPRSQISSLSTNMNDVRYSASSLEAMKAPPYITDGEFTLSKRLAMDGVDCELGEFNGKKCAEGGNDRMPIEFGKLGVGGEANYGDLHGGIPVPHKRVGKTANGLPAKNLMAERRRRKKLNDRLYMLRSVVPNISKVDRVSILGDAVRYMKKLLQSINEVHSELMQPSQTSYIVGSSNFQFSHPSRDYNVSMPNADRQVAQVEVRTTKGREVNIHMSCSRKRGLLISTIRALDELGLDVKQAAISCLNGFKLDCFQAEQTMDKDIAPEDIKALLQHTSCYQTTL; translated from the exons ATGTCTTGGATTGATTCTGTGGATGagaattttttttggtttaataCCATCATACTTCAAGAACACCAATCTGAGCTGAATTACAGTAATGACGGTTCCTACTATTCTCCAGTATTTGATGGCATTGAGGAGAGTCTAGATGATCTTTTGGGTTCTTCTCTAGGCTACCCACGAAGTCAAATAAGCTCTCTGAGTACTAATATGAATGATGTGAGGTATTCTGCATCAAGTCTTGAAGCTATGAAGGCTCCTCCCTACATCACTGATGGTGAATTCACTTTATCCAAAAGGCTTGCAATGGATGGGGTCGACTGTGAATTGGGTGAATTCAATGGAAAGAAGTGTGCAGAGGGTGGGAATGATAGGATGCCAATTGAATTTGGTAAACTTGGTGTTGGAGGTGAGGCTAATTATGGTGATTTGCATGGTGGTATCCCTGTTCCTCATAAGAGAGTGGGGAAGACTGCCAATGGTTTACCAGCTAAGAATCTCATGGCAGAGAGGAGGAGAAGGAAGAAGCTCAATGACCGCCTTTATATGCTTCGGTCAGTGGTGCCCAACATCTCCAAG GTGGACAGGGTCTCAATTTTAGGAGATGCTGTACGGTACATGAAGAAGCTTCTGCAGAGTATCAATGAAGTGCATAGTGAGCTCATGCAACCTTCACAGACTTCTTACATTGTTGGTTCCTCAAATTTTCAGTTCTCACATCCTTCGAGAGATTACAATGTCTCAATGCCTAACGCAGATAGGCAAGTAGCACAG GTGGAAGTAAGGACAACAAAAGGCAGAGAGGTGAATATTCACATGTCCTGTTCGAGAAAGCGGGGTTTGCTTATATCCACAATCAGGGCTCTAGATGAACTTGGTCTTGATGTCAAGCAAGCTGCCATAAGCTGCTTGAATGGCTTCAAACTTGATTGTTTTCAAGCCGAG CAAACTATGGACAAAGACATTGCACCTGAGGACATCAAAGCACTGCTGCAACATACTTCATGCTATCAAACTACATTGTAA